One genomic region from Amycolatopsis sp. FBCC-B4732 encodes:
- the hutU gene encoding urocanate hydratase, producing MSRVVRAARGTQLTAKSWQTEAALRMFHNNLDPDVAERPEDLVVYGGTGKAARNWASFDAITRELTTLDTDETLLVQSGKPVGVFRTHEWAPRVLIANSNLVGDWATWPEFRRLEQQGLTMYGQMTAGSWIYIGTQGILQGTYETFAAVAKKKFGGTLKGTLTVTAGLGGMGGAQPLAVTMNDGVALVIECDPQRAHRRVETRYLDEVADDLDDAIARVTKAKREKRPLSVGVVGNAAEVLPELLRRDVEVDIVTDQTSAHDPLSYLPKGIAVEDWHDYAAKKPDEFTDRSRESMADHVDAMLGFLDKGAEVFDYGNSLRGEAKLGGCERAFDFPGFVPAYIRPLFCEGNGPFRWAALSGDPEDIAATDRAMLELFPENESLARWIKLAGERVAFQGLPARICWLGYGERHLAGLRFNEMVAGGELKAPVVIGRDHLDSGSVASPYRETEGMADGSDAIADWPLLNALVNTSSGASWVSIHHGGGVGMGRSIHAGQVSVADGTGLAAQKLERVLTNDPGMGVIRHVDAGYDRANEVADERGVRVPMREQA from the coding sequence ATGTCCCGCGTAGTCCGTGCCGCCCGCGGCACCCAGCTCACCGCCAAGTCGTGGCAGACCGAAGCCGCGCTGCGGATGTTCCACAACAACCTCGACCCCGACGTCGCCGAGCGGCCGGAGGACCTGGTCGTCTACGGGGGCACCGGCAAGGCCGCGCGCAACTGGGCCAGCTTCGACGCGATCACCCGCGAACTGACCACTTTGGACACCGACGAGACGCTACTCGTCCAGTCCGGCAAGCCGGTCGGCGTCTTCCGCACGCACGAGTGGGCGCCGCGCGTGCTGATCGCGAACTCGAACCTGGTGGGGGACTGGGCGACCTGGCCCGAATTCCGCCGGCTCGAGCAGCAGGGCCTGACGATGTACGGGCAGATGACCGCGGGTTCGTGGATCTACATCGGCACCCAGGGCATCCTCCAGGGCACGTACGAAACGTTCGCCGCCGTGGCGAAGAAGAAGTTCGGCGGGACGCTGAAAGGCACCCTCACCGTGACCGCCGGCCTCGGCGGGATGGGCGGCGCGCAGCCACTCGCGGTGACCATGAACGACGGGGTCGCGCTCGTCATCGAGTGCGACCCGCAGCGCGCGCACCGCCGCGTCGAGACGCGCTACCTCGACGAGGTGGCCGACGACCTCGACGACGCCATCGCCCGGGTCACCAAAGCCAAGCGCGAGAAGCGGCCGCTGTCGGTCGGCGTCGTCGGGAACGCGGCCGAGGTGCTGCCGGAGCTGCTGCGCCGCGACGTCGAGGTCGACATCGTGACCGACCAGACGTCCGCACACGACCCGCTTTCCTACCTGCCCAAGGGCATCGCCGTCGAGGACTGGCACGACTACGCGGCCAAGAAGCCGGACGAGTTCACCGACCGCTCGCGCGAGTCGATGGCCGACCACGTCGACGCCATGCTCGGGTTCCTCGACAAGGGCGCGGAAGTCTTCGACTACGGCAACTCCCTGCGCGGCGAGGCGAAGCTCGGCGGCTGCGAGCGCGCGTTCGACTTCCCCGGGTTCGTGCCCGCCTACATCCGCCCGCTGTTCTGCGAGGGCAACGGCCCGTTCCGCTGGGCCGCGCTCTCCGGCGACCCCGAGGACATCGCCGCGACCGACCGCGCGATGCTGGAACTGTTCCCGGAGAACGAATCCCTCGCCCGCTGGATCAAGCTGGCCGGTGAGCGCGTGGCGTTCCAGGGCCTGCCCGCCCGGATCTGCTGGCTCGGCTACGGCGAACGCCACCTGGCCGGCCTGCGGTTCAACGAGATGGTCGCCGGCGGTGAGCTGAAGGCGCCGGTCGTCATCGGCCGCGACCACCTCGACTCCGGTAGCGTCGCCTCGCCGTACCGCGAAACCGAAGGCATGGCTGACGGCTCGGACGCGATCGCCGACTGGCCGCTGCTGAACGCGCTGGTCAACACCTCGTCCGGCGCCAGCTGGGTGTCGATCCACCACGGCGGCGGCGTCGGCATGGGCCGGTCCATCCACGCCGGGCAGGTCAGCGTCGCCGACGGGACGGGCTTAGCCGCGCAGAAGCTGGAGCGCGTCCTCACCAACGATCCGGGCATGGGCGTCATCCGGCACGTCGACGCCGGGTACGACCGCGCGAACGAAGTCGCCGACGAGCGCGGCGTGCGGGTGCCGATGCGGGAGCAGGCGTGA